One stretch of Candidatus Thermoplasmatota archaeon DNA includes these proteins:
- a CDS encoding hydrogenase iron-sulfur subunit — protein MTDFRPTILAFCCNWCSYAGADLAGVSRLQMPPNVHVIRVMCSASVKPEYVIKALSQGIDGVLVLGCHIGDCHYMTGNHRTAKRMPLVQKVLKETGIDEKRMKLDWVSAAEGEKFQKVITDFVQDIQKLGPNPLREVKF, from the coding sequence ATGACGGACTTCAGGCCGACCATACTCGCATTCTGCTGCAACTGGTGCTCGTACGCTGGGGCCGACCTGGCGGGCGTCAGCCGGCTCCAGATGCCGCCCAACGTCCATGTCATCAGGGTCATGTGCAGCGCGAGCGTGAAGCCGGAATACGTCATAAAAGCCCTGTCGCAGGGCATCGACGGCGTTCTCGTACTGGGCTGCCACATAGGCGACTGTCACTACATGACCGGCAACCACAGGACGGCGAAGCGGATGCCCCTGGTCCAGAAGGTCCTGAAGGAGACCGGGATCGACGAGAAGAGGATGAAACTGGATTGGGTCAGCGCGGCCGAGGGCGAGAAGTTCCAGAAGGTCATAACCGATTTTGTCCAGGATATCCAGAAGCTCGGGCCCAATCCGTTGAGGGAGGTGAAGTTCTGA
- the fdhF gene encoding formate dehydrogenase subunit alpha: protein MSVKHVLTTCPYCGTGCNFFLQVADGRLVGVVPCKTDEISLGRLCIKGYNAHAFVQHPDRLKHPMIREGGQLKQVTWEQAMDRIVKEVTRIREKFGPDSIAVLASAKCTNEENYLIQKLARAALGTNNVDHCARLCHASTVSGLLYSFGSGAMTNTIPEFDNAECILITGSNTLEAHPMIGARMLRALDKGAKIIVVDPRETPLSRISHLSLHQRPGTDISWINGMIKIIIDEGLVNEEFVKQRTTAFDELKEVVKDYTAEKVEATTGIPREKLVEAARLYAKTEKAMIAYAMGITQHSNGTNLVKAMANLAMVTGHIGKESTGLNPLRGQCNVQGACDAGGLPNLFPGYQRVDDPESKAKFEKAWGVQLPGNPGLTLTCAMKEAMAGKLKAMIIFGENVMISDPDLGHLEEAIEELEFLAVVDIFPTETAQKAHVVLPAGCYAEKDGTFTSTDRAIRLLRKAVDPPGEARADWVIACDLGKRLGSPGFDFSSPAEVMAEMASLTPQYAGIDFGRIDKQVLRWPCPTKEHQGTRILHTQKFTKGLGVFAPVEHAPPMEEPSEEYPFILTTGRNLFQYHTGTMTRRSPKLEREAPEPYVEINGSDAKRLGINDGERVAVSSKRGSITLKARVTDRIILGSIFIPFHYAEAAANRLTNAALDPISNIPELKVCAAKVAKA from the coding sequence ATGAGTGTTAAGCACGTGCTGACCACCTGCCCGTACTGCGGCACCGGTTGCAACTTCTTCCTGCAGGTCGCCGATGGCAGGCTAGTGGGCGTCGTCCCATGCAAGACTGATGAGATAAGTCTCGGGAGGCTTTGCATAAAGGGATACAACGCACACGCCTTCGTCCAGCACCCTGACAGGCTCAAGCACCCGATGATCCGAGAGGGTGGGCAGCTCAAGCAGGTCACCTGGGAGCAGGCCATGGACAGGATCGTGAAGGAGGTCACGAGAATCAGGGAGAAATTCGGCCCGGATTCGATCGCCGTTCTTGCCTCTGCGAAGTGCACCAACGAGGAGAACTATCTGATCCAGAAACTCGCGCGTGCGGCTCTGGGCACCAACAATGTGGATCACTGCGCGAGGCTCTGCCACGCATCTACCGTCTCTGGACTGCTCTACTCTTTCGGAAGCGGCGCGATGACGAACACCATCCCGGAGTTCGACAATGCCGAATGCATTCTGATCACTGGCTCAAACACGCTCGAAGCCCACCCGATGATCGGTGCTAGGATGTTGAGAGCGCTGGACAAGGGCGCGAAGATAATCGTCGTCGATCCAAGGGAGACTCCATTGTCAAGGATATCCCATCTTTCTCTGCATCAGAGACCGGGCACGGACATCTCGTGGATAAACGGCATGATCAAGATCATCATCGACGAGGGCCTCGTCAACGAGGAATTCGTCAAGCAGAGGACGACGGCCTTCGATGAGCTGAAGGAGGTCGTGAAGGACTACACAGCCGAGAAGGTCGAGGCGACGACCGGCATACCTAGGGAGAAGCTGGTCGAGGCCGCGCGCTTGTACGCCAAGACCGAGAAGGCCATGATCGCATACGCGATGGGCATCACACAGCACAGCAACGGTACGAACCTTGTGAAGGCCATGGCAAACCTCGCGATGGTGACCGGCCATATCGGTAAGGAGTCCACCGGACTCAACCCCCTCAGAGGACAGTGCAATGTCCAGGGAGCTTGTGATGCTGGTGGTCTTCCCAACCTCTTCCCGGGATATCAGAGGGTAGATGACCCGGAATCCAAAGCGAAGTTCGAGAAGGCCTGGGGCGTGCAACTGCCTGGCAATCCGGGGCTCACACTTACGTGTGCGATGAAGGAGGCGATGGCTGGCAAGTTGAAGGCCATGATCATCTTCGGCGAGAACGTCATGATCTCCGATCCGGACCTCGGACACCTCGAGGAAGCGATCGAGGAGCTCGAGTTCCTTGCCGTCGTCGACATATTCCCAACTGAAACTGCCCAGAAGGCGCACGTGGTTCTCCCGGCGGGGTGCTACGCAGAGAAAGATGGCACGTTCACATCCACCGACAGAGCGATACGACTGCTCAGGAAGGCTGTGGATCCACCAGGAGAGGCTAGGGCCGATTGGGTCATCGCATGCGACCTGGGCAAGCGGCTGGGTTCTCCCGGTTTTGACTTCTCGTCCCCTGCAGAGGTCATGGCAGAGATGGCTTCCCTGACTCCCCAATACGCCGGAATCGACTTCGGCAGGATAGACAAGCAGGTGCTCCGGTGGCCCTGTCCGACGAAGGAGCACCAGGGGACCAGGATTCTGCACACTCAGAAGTTCACGAAAGGCCTCGGAGTCTTTGCACCAGTGGAGCATGCACCGCCGATGGAGGAGCCGTCTGAGGAGTATCCGTTCATCCTGACCACCGGCCGGAACCTGTTCCAGTACCACACGGGCACGATGACCCGAAGATCGCCCAAGCTCGAGCGGGAGGCCCCTGAGCCGTACGTCGAGATCAACGGTTCGGATGCGAAGCGGCTCGGCATCAATGACGGTGAGAGGGTGGCGGTGTCATCCAAGCGTGGCTCGATCACGCTGAAAGCGCGAGTCACCGACAGAATAATCCTCGGCTCGATCTTCATCCCGTTCCACTATGCCGAGGCGGCGGCGAACAGGTTGACGAACGCGGCGCTCGACCCGATATCCAACATCCCCGAACTGAAGGTCTGTGCGGCAAAAGTAGCCAAGGCCTAG
- a CDS encoding 4Fe-4S dicluster domain-containing protein, translating into MMREEHGNVAPALISKGEDVGEIRVDIPYQLITILETIYSWVPKGKIAVITRRCDEKALAELTKRNYIDEKRIIKIGLACSKEQIAKCRCSDPVPSKVDIGEPNEPVPKDDLSERLAKLSPEERLKFWVKQFRKCNKCFACTHNCPVCFCDDCVLEERTFVPEQSIPPGLSFHMIRSYHMIDKCIECGECERSCPAEIPLLTLRKMLAKDMKEVYGYVPGDPKAVSPLNTTLEGETLEDECDEC; encoded by the coding sequence ATGATGAGGGAGGAGCACGGGAATGTCGCTCCTGCGCTCATTTCCAAGGGTGAGGATGTCGGTGAGATCAGGGTCGACATCCCCTATCAGCTGATCACTATACTGGAGACTATCTACTCATGGGTGCCGAAGGGCAAAATAGCGGTCATCACGCGCAGGTGCGACGAGAAGGCACTTGCGGAACTCACGAAGCGCAACTACATCGACGAGAAGCGGATAATCAAGATAGGACTGGCGTGCAGCAAGGAGCAGATAGCGAAGTGCAGGTGCAGCGACCCCGTCCCCAGCAAGGTCGACATCGGCGAGCCGAACGAGCCTGTGCCGAAGGACGATCTGTCAGAGAGACTGGCAAAGCTGTCCCCAGAGGAGAGGCTGAAGTTCTGGGTCAAGCAGTTCAGAAAGTGTAACAAGTGCTTCGCGTGCACGCATAACTGCCCGGTCTGCTTCTGCGACGACTGCGTTCTCGAGGAGAGGACATTCGTCCCCGAGCAGAGCATACCCCCGGGCCTTTCGTTCCACATGATCAGGTCGTACCACATGATCGATAAGTGCATCGAGTGCGGCGAGTGCGAGCGCTCCTGCCCGGCGGAGATACCTCTGCTGACCCTGAGAAAGATGCTGGCCAAAGACATGAAGGAGGTCTACGGCTATGTTCCCGGAGATCCGAAGGCCGTCAGCCCGCTGAACACGACTCTCGAGGGAGAGACTTTGGAGGATGAGTGCGATGAGTGTTAA
- a CDS encoding DUF3786 domain-containing protein: MIVATGERFSAAITKAFGELSARDIELVASNSGGVVSGTELRIAVLDRTALVDTDVGTVRWDDGTEPEDTLKVILLHYLLGADGRIDGEWMSFREFESGNLYYSVFHGRALVQLISAFGSDPARLVAASVKLGGTRVERGDASFDFLFFPHLKMNITIWKGDDEVPASANILFDAAAGRILGAEDLAHLAEDIAETLERMAR; this comes from the coding sequence GTGATTGTCGCGACGGGAGAGAGATTCTCTGCTGCCATTACGAAGGCCTTCGGCGAGCTTAGCGCCAGGGATATTGAGTTGGTGGCCTCGAATTCTGGCGGAGTTGTTTCAGGCACGGAACTGCGGATCGCGGTCTTGGACAGAACCGCTCTTGTGGACACCGATGTTGGGACCGTGAGGTGGGACGACGGGACCGAGCCGGAGGACACCCTCAAGGTGATACTGCTTCACTATCTCTTGGGAGCCGACGGCAGAATCGACGGCGAGTGGATGTCATTCCGGGAGTTCGAGAGCGGCAATCTCTACTACTCAGTCTTCCACGGAAGGGCGCTGGTCCAGTTGATCTCAGCGTTTGGATCGGACCCGGCCCGGCTGGTCGCCGCTTCGGTCAAGCTGGGCGGCACGAGAGTGGAGCGGGGCGATGCATCCTTCGACTTTCTGTTCTTTCCCCACCTCAAGATGAACATCACGATATGGAAGGGTGACGACGAGGTCCCCGCATCGGCAAACATATTGTTCGATGCCGCTGCCGGCAGGATCCTTGGCGCTGAAGACCTTGCGCATCTCGCAGAAGATATCGCCGAGACGCTCGAACGCATGGCTAGGTGA